One window from the genome of Podospora pseudocomata strain CBS 415.72m chromosome 6, whole genome shotgun sequence encodes:
- a CDS encoding hypothetical protein (EggNog:ENOG503PEJW; antiSMASH:Cluster_5; COG:S) — MDQTGPSHYQRTTLVDFRLILNISHGNFTGVSRAISFGEELYNLLILCDKYDLTALIGPWVRKWLFLFHIQHVMPIPMLPFIVWASVDHAGL, encoded by the exons ATGGATCAGACTGGACCGTCACATTACCAGAGGACAACCCTTGTTGATTTTAGGCTCATACTCAACATCTCACATGGCAATTTTACTGGTGTGTCAAGAGCCATCTCGTTTGGCGAAGAGCTTTACAACCTACTCATCCTTTGTGACAAATACGACCTGACAGCGTTGATCGGTCCCTGGGTTAGGAAATGGCTTTTCCTGTTTCACATTCAGCATGTGATGCCAATACCAATGCTGCCATTCATCGTGTGGGCA AGCGTGGATCACGCGGGCCTTTAA
- a CDS encoding hypothetical protein (EggNog:ENOG503PEJW; antiSMASH:Cluster_5; COG:S) yields the protein MSTPESADEGLDVTKPVDMNKLHIEEIDPDGDLVLHVGADSDPTPRTFRVDPAALRRASPVFKAMLFGPSAESKPAGEQWLVSLPEDDPDDFEIILQIVHCQFHVRRIPRKLMTRKAVYGLLLLTDKYQMTHLLAPWKHTLVDFGRNGEVKWQGYKDIRWCPFEAFLSWQLGFSRVFRAHTVQIVYHCWIDPQSRVLVFNNDQGDKTPLRQLRFGPLDMEGESPVSAWSRAIAQSFMLTR from the coding sequence ATGTCGACCCCGGAAAGCGCCGATGAAGGTCTTGATGTCACAAAGCCAGTCGACATGAACAAACTCCACATCGAGGAAATCGATCCAGACGGGGATCTTGTTCTCCATGTCGGAGCCGACTCGGACCCCACCCCCCGCACTTTCAGAGTCGATCCGGCAGCCCTTCGCCGTGCATCCCCAGTGTTCAAGGCAATGCTATTCGGTCCTTCGGCAGAGTCCAAACCTGCAGGCGAGCAGTGGCTGGTCTCACTGCCAGAGGACGACCCCGATGACTTTGAAATCATCCTGCAAATCGTCCACTGCCAATTCCATGTCAGGAGGATCCCCAGGAAGCTCATGACAAGGAAAGCGGTCTACGGCTTGCTGCTTCTCACTGACAAGTACCAAATGACTCATTTGCTCGCGCCGTGGAAGCACACGTTGGTAGATTTTGGAAGAAATGGGGAAGTGAAGTGGCAGGGTTACAAAGACATCAGGTGGTGCCCGTTTGAGGCATTTCTATCCTGGCAATTGGGCTTCTCGAGAGTCTTCAGAGCTCACACTGTTCAAATTGTGTACCATTGCTGGATCGATCCGCAAAGCAGAGTCCTGGTATTCAACAATGACCAGGGGGATAAGACGCCGCTCCGCCAGTTACGTTTTGGTCCTCTTGATATGGAAGGCGAGTCACCTGTCTCTGCGTGGTCGAGGGCAATCGCGCAAAGTTTCATGCTAACAAGGTAG
- a CDS encoding hypothetical protein (EggNog:ENOG503PD42; antiSMASH:Cluster_5) translates to MANYQHQYGQPATEYSVLPEVADNSTSAPEVVTQNHTRVGGGGGTATYFPPAYEQGFKPYSETATAVAAVQPSAPEFSETASPGPNKKVTILSVLVGILAVAVIALAATTGLMAKKANDKDAQIASMTAELQTVQSSSDGSNSSNEVAASEKETVTVTVAAPSATGTGSSDGSSSTSAFLIEDVSNGCNDRPESFTGKDYTTSLYGNVVFRRYCNQKTTSVPIYAMHTPDFETCLEACASWSQALPYAFSDVSDKNRVNVTCSAVNFVPKWTDKKESARKQSRGNCYFKSGEQTEEKSLRSSTGDTTVSHAAIVIKQAAKKD, encoded by the exons ATGGCCAACTATCAACACCAATATGGCCAACCAGCGACCGAGTACTCAGTCCTTCCTGAGGTAGCTGACAACTCGACAAGCGCTCCCGAGGTTGTGACACAGAATCACACCAGAGtaggaggcggaggagggacggCGACCTATTTTCCACCAGCGTACGAGCAAGGGTTCAAGCCTTACAGTGAAACAGCCACAGCGGTGGCCGCTGTGCAGCCTTCGGCTCCCGAGTTCTCGGAAACAGCATCTCCAGGTCCAAACAAAAAGGTCACGATCCTGTCGGTCCTGGTCGGCATTCTCGCGGTAGCGGTGATCGCAttggcagcaacaacggGGCTGATGGCCAAGAAAGCAAACGACAAGGACGCACAAATCGCGAGCATGACCGCTGAACTTCAGACTGTTCAGTCGTCATCcgacggcagcaacagcagcaacgaAGTGGCAGCATCAGAAAAGGAGACCGTGACAGTCACAGTGGCTGCGCCCAGTGCTACGGGAACTGGCTCGTCGGATGGCTCTTCTTCCACGTCTGCTTTCTTGATAGAGGATGTCTCCAATGGATGCAATGACCGACCAGAGTCATTTACTGGGAAGGATTACACCACCAGCT TGTACGGCAATGTTGTGTTCAGACGGTACTGCAACCAAAAGACCACCTCTGTCCCCATCTACGCAATGCACACCCCCGACTTTGAAACATGTCTGGAGGCGTGTGCAAGCTGGTCCCAGGCTTTGCCCTACGCCTTCTCCGATGTTTCTGACAAGAACAGGGTCAATGTGACGTGCTCCGCGGTCAACTTTGTGCCAAAATGGACGGACAAGAAGGAGTCGGCAAGGAAGCAGTCGAGGGGAAACTGTTACTTCAAGAGCGGCGAGCAGACCGAGGAGAAGAGCTTGAGATCCAGCACTGGTGATACTACGGTCAGCCACGCCGCCATTGTGATTAAGCAGGCTGCCAAGAAGGACTGA
- a CDS encoding hypothetical protein (SMCOG1231:carboxyvinyl-carboxyphosphonate; antiSMASH:Cluster_5; COG:G; EggNog:ENOG502RZTD), whose product MNDKTFRTSELLSTAPRPDTTTTIQALNPSTMPVTRTAATASKATLFKSLHHTPTKPLLLANAYDATSARIIASLPGCRALATASYALALSIGKADETLTLEDNISLCRPIAAVAHEFNLPLTVDIQDGYAGPGDYAELRSVIEKVILELGAVGVNLEDSWHESTSGDMVPEDEAIERIKTVIRTARELGVVDFVVNARSDTFLMGGSLDESIRCGKRYLDEGGAETVFIFWPRNKEMEKADVQKVIDELGGRVNVSCRLGGQLTTGELGKMGAARVSVGPQVFLAAAEAIKKAAGAVFES is encoded by the coding sequence ATGAACGATAAAACGTTCCGCACATCGGAGCTCCTGTCAACTGCTCCTCGCCCTgacaccaccactaccatccaaGCTCTGAATCCCTCCACCATGCCAGTCACCAGAACAGCCGCCACCGCTTCCAAAGCAACGCTTTTCAAATCCCTTCACCACACCCCAACCAAACCTCTGCTCCTCGCCAACGCCTACGATGCCACCTCAGCCCGCATCATCGCCTCTCTCCCGGGATGCAGAGCCCTAGCGACAGCCTCTTACGCACTGGCATTATCCATAGGCAAAGCCGATGAAACACTCACGTTGGAAGACAACATCTCTCTTTGCCGTCCCATCGCTGCCGTGGCTCACGAGTTCAACCTACCATTGACAGTGGATATCCAAGATGGCTATGCTGGGCCAGGAGACTATGCAGAACTGAGATCTGTCATTGAAAAGGTGATACTCGAGCTTGGAGCTGTGGGTGTGAACCTGGAGGATTCCTGGCATGAAAGCACCTCTGGGGATATGGTACCGGAGGATGAGGCGATCGAGAGGATCAAGACCGTTATTAGGACGGCAAGAGagcttggggtggtggacttTGTGGTGAATGCGAGGTCGGATACATTCTTGATGGGTGGGAGCTTGGACGAATCGATTAGATGTGGGAAGAGGTATcttgatgagggaggggcagaGACGGTGTTTATTTTCTGGCCGAGGaacaaggagatggagaaggccgaTGTTCAAAAGGTGATTGACGAGctaggggggagggtgaatgTGAGTTGCCGGCTCGGGGGCCAGTTGACCacgggggagctggggaagatgggggcggcgagggtgagtGTCGGGCCGCAGGTGTTTTTGGCTGCGGCGGAGGCGATCaagaaggcggcgggggcggtgttTGAGAGTTGA
- a CDS encoding hypothetical protein (EggNog:ENOG503PY6M; antiSMASH:Cluster_5) gives MYLLFTTLTVLAAIVSFSTSQAQITAAPSIPTVSGCPAVLSITDICSTCMTLACITTAEVTVGCSGCPEIPATVFSGYPCEGGCDQLGGCKTLYQVVTAQADQCESGPLVPLPSITDGGESAITGGEDATTGDASGTQTVTETGEGVGSTGTPTTTGTVTISTSGGRRLSPFRLW, from the exons ATGTATTTGCTTTTCACTACCCTAACGGTCCTTGCGGCCAT TGTtagcttctcgacctcccaagcccaaatCACCGCGGCTCCTTCTATCCCCACCGTCTCTGGCTGCCCTGCCGTCCTATCTATTACTGACATCTGCTCAACATGTATGACTCTGGCTTGCATCACCACAGCAGAAGTAACAGTAGGATGCTCCGGATGCCCAGAGATCCCAGCGACGGTTTTCAGCGGGTACCCATGCGAAGGGGGGTGTGATCAGTTGGGTGGATGCAAGACGCTGTATCAGGTGGTGACTGCCCAGGCAGATCAATGTGAGTCTGGACCACTGGTACCGCTGCCGTCGATAACGGACGGAGGGGAGAGCGCCATcactggtggtgaggatgctACGACAG GCGACGCAAGTGGCACCCAGACAGTCACCGAGACAGGTGAAGGAGTTGGGTCTACGGGGACGCCTACTACAACGGGTACAGTGACAATCAGCACcagtggtgggagaaggttgTCGCCCTTTAGGCTGTGGTAG
- a CDS encoding hypothetical protein (EggNog:ENOG503NWGA; antiSMASH:Cluster_5): protein MTADEKHNFFVGVLEKSTSKKGLDETEEVSHLFKEHGHMNGMLEKLALSIHALMGQVEPKPSVQGSYPFDMALYSVLDTCMTSRHPEFDRLGKMGYNNQRDKAFNTVPPVVDELSRGMVAIFWREGDNIINAGLAAAGVNVKPTVFRKRHPLYCGLWVSDMRNQLHFLGIRLKRSFGNKKWDEMELFFDKFFIGKALSNIEEYYKQLLSRHGILRWQLHPQHPQQGRVNRVFRGRFRPDSSRINLNAEDGVPGSSVHLIDFLAHALEAEILPQEPDYFLGHRICWTLLRKLKTAIEGDMLKWLGPRYIEKEYQLPFLVGYVFRSLIGDQGTIHGNITTSQRLPGTDLFHKAAQVYLYIFGGEDGEVERGQVKNGIDVFHAMAKMRKVIPDDPHPASQSHYNGVGASRGILNSANMNDEWDKDYDEDYDSDYSDGTAGFTERLCNTTRGGGSPRLQGQELMDAYAAMWQVAARGARQGRGIDGLVREVEEQMGRVLG from the exons ATGACGGCCGATGAAAAGCACAACTTCTTTGTCGGCGTGCTCGAGAAG TCCACCTCCAAGAAGGGGCTTGACGAGACAGAGGAGGTGTCCCATCTGTTCAAGGAGCACGGCCACATGAACGGCATGCTTGAAAAGCTCGCTCTGTCCATCCATGCGCTCATGGGACAGGTCGAACCGAAGCCCAGCGTGCAGGGCTCGTACCCGTTCGACATGGCACTGTACTCGGTGTTGGACACGTGCATGACCAGCCGGCATCCTG AATTTGATCGTCTTGGCAAGATGGGGTACAATAACCAGCGTGACAAGGCGTTCAACACGGTGCCGCCTGTCGTGGATGAGCTCAGCCGAGGCAT GGTTGCTATCTTTTGGCGGGAgggcgacaacatcatcaatgCCGggctcgccgccgccggtgtCAACGTCAAGCCAACAGTCTTTCGCAAGCGTCACCCGTTGTACTGCGGCCTCTGGGTCTCCGACATGCGAAACCAGCTACACTTCCTTGGTATACGGCTCAAGCGGTCGTTTGGCA ACAAGAAGTGGGACGAGATGGAACTGTTTTTCGACAAGTTCTTTATTGGCAAGGCCCTATCCAACATTGAAGAATACTACAAGCAGCTCTTGTCTCGTCATGGGATTCTCCGCTGGCAActtcacccccaacacccgcAACAAGGGCGTGTCAACAGGGTCTTCAGGGGCAGATTCCGTCCCGACTCTAGCCGGATTAACCTCAACGCAGAAGAC GGCGTGCCTGGCTCCTCAGTCCACCTCATCGACTTCTTGGCTCATGCCCTTGAAGCAGAAATCCTGCCGCAGGAGCCGGATTACTTCCTTGGCCATCGCATCTGCTGGACCTTGCTGCGTAAGCTCAAGACGGCCATCGAAGGCGACATGCTCAAGTGGCTTGGCCCCAGGTACATTGAGAAGGAATATCAGTTGCCCTTCCTGGTTGGATACGTCTTCCGTTCCCTCATCGGCGACCAGGGCACGATCCACGgaaacatcaccacctcccagcgGCTCCCCGGCACAGACCTGTTCCACAAAGCAGCCCAGGTCTATCTTTACATCTTTGGAGGCGAGGACGGAGAGGTGGAGCGTGGCCAGGTCAAGAACGGGATTGATGTGTTCCACGCAATGGCAAAGATGAGAAAGGTCATCCCCGATGATCCGCACCCTGCATCTCAGTCCCATTACAACGGCGTCGGCGCCAGCAGGGGCATCCTGAACTCTGCGAACATGAACGACGAATGGGATAAGGACTATGATGAGGACTATGACAGCGATTACAGCGATGGCACGGCTGGTTTTACCGAGAGACTTTGCAACACTACCCGGGGTGGGGGCAGTCCGCGATTGCAAGGCCAGGAGTTGATGGATGCGTACGCCGCAATGTGGCAGGTTGCCGCGAGAGGAGCGAGGCAAGGACGAGGAATTGATGGGCTGGTGAGAGAAGTGGAGGAGCAGATGGGAAGAGTACTGGGATAA
- a CDS encoding hypothetical protein (EggNog:ENOG503PEJW; antiSMASH:Cluster_5; COG:S), giving the protein MSSDPIGPTEGPGNPVEKAVENQQEAGNQGKGRTSEAAAVEKTVAPATVVGKSPVVENIDEDGDLVLHIGPTSNLRAFKIDSSTLRRTSEVFRAWICRWRTDKPSDSQWVFDLPEDDPASLKTILHIVHGQFDQATKTMAESDGSMLYELLVLCDKYNMAYMIKPWANAWLNHTIKDTQDKPSYWKLAFIAWELGRYDLFTESCQNIILTSQASHDGSGLVAYECQLGDCRLGPLKMEERFEPIRYAIIQALLDFYHTEVKDRLLGKVPTHSPVQPTASRSVGRSPTLSFGNTRQTSSRSPMTNTACNQIVLGGIIQATVTLLRGSTKTENMDAGILVLLPTEASELKDSPAKLIGQMITIFQAVQPLGSGHEICHPAARFLSFQKTIKEFTAECNKGWEGLLLTPADKGRLAKRRLLFG; this is encoded by the exons ATGTCGAGCGATCCAATCGGACCTACCGAGGGTCCTGGCAACCCGGTCGAAAAAGCCGTCGAGaaccaacaagaagctggcAACCAAGGAAAAGGTCGGACAAGCGAGGCCGCCGCTGTTGAGAAGACCGTTGCGCCTGCGACTGTTGTCGGCAAAAGCCCCGTCGTCGAGAAcattgatgaggatggcgacCTTGTCCTCCATATCGGCCCTACTTCAAACCTGAGGGCATTCAAAATCGACTCCTCTACTCTTCGCCGCACCTCTGAAGTCTTCCGAGCGTGGATTTGCCGCTGGAGGACCGACAAACCGAGCGATTCACAATGGGTATTCGACCTGCCGGAGGACGACCCCGCCAGTCTCAAAACCATCCTCCATATTGTCCACGGACAGTTTGACCAAGCCACAAAGACCATGGCGGAGAGCGACGGCAGTATGCTATacgagctgctggtgctTTGCGACAAATATAACATGGCCTACATGATCAAGCCCTGGGCTAATGCATGGCTCAATCACACCATCAAGGACACGCAAGATAAGCCCAGCTACTGGAAGCTTGCATTCATTGCTTGGGAATTAGGACGTTATGATCTATTCACCGAGAGCTGTCAAAATATCATCCTTACGTCCCAGGCTTCCCATGATGGAAGCGGACTAGTGGCCTATGAATGCCAGTTGGGTGATTGCCGCCTTGGCCCTCTCAAGATGGAAG AGAGATTCGAACCGATCAGATACGCGATTATTCAAGCTCTACTCGACTTCTACCACACTGAGGTCAAGGATCGTCTGCTTGGGAAGGTCCCTACCCACAGTCCCGTTCAACCTACTGCATCTCGCTCTGTGGGGAGATCACCAACCCTGTCATTCGGCAACACTCGCCAAACCTCATCTCGTTCCCCAATGACCAACACCGCGTGCAATCAGATTGTTCTGGGGGGCATCATCCAGGCCACCGTGACGCTACTACGGGGCTCAACCAAAACCGAGAATATGGACGCTGGAATCTTGGTCCTTCTTCCCACTGAGGCATCTGAGCTCAAGGATAGCCCTGCCAAGCTCATTGGACAGATGATTACTATCTTCCAAGCCGTTCAGCCATTGGGATCTGGTCACGAGATCTGCCATCCTGCAGCCAGGTTTCTGTCTTTTCAGAAAACCATCAAGGAGTTCACGGCAGAGTGTAATAAAGGATGGGAGGGTCTGCTGTTGACTCCAGCGGATAAAGGCAGACTGGCCAAGAGAAGGTTGCTCTTTGGCTGA